A region of the Lycium barbarum isolate Lr01 chromosome 1, ASM1917538v2, whole genome shotgun sequence genome:
CTCCAGATGAATTACTTTCCCCACAACACTTGCCAGAAGTGTCTAAAATTTCTTTGCAAGATTCGAAAGTTCAGGGCCCCAAGCGACGTGGACGGGGTACATTCTCCTATCAGAAAGACAGTCTCTACAGTGATCAGCAGTCAGCTGGGCCTTCCGTTGATGACATTGAAGATGAAACTGCTTCCCCTGTTTCAGAAGGGAGTTCAGATACAAAAAATTGTATGACTACATTCTTTTCAAGCATGGCAGCATTTGAACATCAGCTGTTATCATGTCATTAATTTGGTTATCGATATATTCCTAGTCATCTTCTCAGTTTTTCTGGTTAAACCAAAAACGATATTTGTATTTGTGTCAAAATGTTGCAGTAAGCAATCCAATTTGTGTCACGTATTCTTCCTCACAGGAAGTATTAAAAATGTAACCACATTTTCTCATTGGATTCTGGTATTTCTCCCAAACGGGAAAGAGAGAAAAGGGTTTTTATGAAATTTCTTTTctctattttgatttttttttctttgaatgcATTTATTCCTTATTGTAGGATAACAAATTCAGCAAGCATAAACTTCTGAATTTGAGTAACTTTTTGTTGATCACCACGGGAGGTATTGTTTCTGACAAGGTTAGATTACCAGTCAAATAACATAGGAACAAATTTTTTATTAGAAACAGAGGCAAATGTAATTGGGTGTTTACTCCAGTTAATTATCCCAAAAAGACTTGATGACGCTTGGGAAAGTTTTCGCACGTAAACTCACATTTGCTAGTTGCCTAAAGAGGTTTATGAGTTACTGCAAATCTATTAGGAGAATCATGTCTATATTTTCGTTATTTGCCTTCTATTATGCATCTGATGAAATCTACCAGCTATTTTTGACTGAATATGCTTTATTGCTTTCTTTTATCATTTCTTACCTGTTGCTAACTGCCGTTAGGTTTTGAAGCACTGATGTGCTTTAATTTAGCTTGTCGTGGCAGCTTGATTCACCTGTTCCCAAACACGTCCTTCAAATTTCGCAATCAAGTCTTTCTTTGTTTTGAGATATTGTGATCTAATGGTTCGAATTGGCCTTTTTTCTTCACAAACTGCAAATGATGCAATAAAATTGGTTTATCATGTCTCATGGGCATAATACACTTTGGTGTAACTTAAGAATCTTCGTTAGGTATTAGGTACAAATGTGTAAGCACTTAATATTAGAACTATTAGATGTCAGATATATTTCTCCAAAATTCTTCTCACTGTTTCTGCTGAAAGATTTCCATCTTGTGCGGGAGAACAGTCTCATTTTGAATttctcctcccccccccctcTTAATTTAGTGGCTGACTGGTTTCCACCACATTTCTTTTCTGTTTTTTGTAAATTTCAGTAAACTATGGAACGCTCCACGTCCTGGTTCTGGCTGATTTTCCACCAAGCACTAAAACAAATGACCTAGAGAAATTGTTGGCGAAATTTAAAGACGACGTAGCAATTCGCTGGGTCAATGATACAGTTGCACTAGCAGTCTTCAGAACACCATCCCTTGGTAATTTCGTTCATTCTCTTTGTCTGtattttgaaattaaatttcCTTCCTGCCAATGGTATAGCTTTTAATGACTCACCACGCACCCTTGTGTTTTCTTTATGTCAAAGGTGTCTTGATTATATTATAAACAGAATCCTTATCCTAGGTTTTCTCTGATAGTTAAGAGCAAAGTTGAGAACTCTTAGAATTCCATTAAATCATCATTCCTTTACACGATGCCTTGGTTTTTGTTTTGCTTTTCTCCATAGAAAAACATGCAATTGGACATCAAAGGTCAGGTTTTATATATCCCAAATACAGTGTGGGAGCCCTTTGGTACAGACTGAAGTGGTAAGGACCAAAGGAGATGGACATTACGGTCGATTTAAAAAGTTTTAACCTATAGTACAAGATGGTGTTTCATTCGTCTAATTGTTATAAAAGGAAGGTGTTAGCTTAATTATGGAGCAAAGAAATTTCATAAGAAGCAAATTTTCAAGTTTAGTCAAAATTTGATTACCCCATAAAGGTAgtgggtaaggtctgcgtacaccccacctccctagaccccacttgtgggattatcctgggtatgatgttgttgtagttgaaatTTGGTTCAGCGTAAATGCACTAATTTAAAAAGAGAAGCTAATCTTTAGATTTTGAGATAAGAAATGTGTTAAGTCCCACATCGGTGGGATGAGGTTAATTTGGACTCCTTATATGGACCTGGacaatcctcccctcatgagctagcttttgtagtgggtaaggtctgcgtacaccccacctccctagaccccacttgtgggattatcctgggtatgatgttgttgttgtagttgaaatTTGGTTCAGCGTAAATGCACTAATTTAAAAAGAGAAGCTAATCTTTAGATTTTGAGATAAGAAATGTGTCAAGTCCCACATCGGTGGGATGAGGTTAATTTGGACTCCTTATATGGACCTGGacaatcctcccctcatgagctagcttttgtagtgggtaaggtctgcgtacaccccacctccctagaccccacttgtgggattatcctgggtatgatgttgttgttgtagttgaaatTTGGTTCAGCGTAAATGCACTAATTTAAAAAGAGAAGCTAATCTTTAGATTTTGAGATAAGAAATGTGTCAAGTCCCACATCGGTGGGATGAGGTTAATTTGGACTCCTTATATGGACCTGGacaatcctcccctcatgagctagcttttgaggttgagttaggaccaagatccatttctttacaaaTGAAAGGTAAGGACTTCCCATTTAAGTTAGTGATTTTGTCTCCATCTTTTGTAATTGAAGATGGGCACAAGATCCTTTATAAACTTTGAGGCTTGTGTAGTAAATGAAGCACCATCATATCATAATTTTAGAAGAAGCAGTAAAaatgttttgttttgtttctctATTTCTCTCAGGAAAATGTTTTTGAAATGAAACTCAGATTCTCGACCCTCCTTCTCGCCCTTACTTTAAAGGTAAAAGGAGAGATAGAAACAGGAAGAGTAATTTACTTCCTGTTCGAGAAAAATGAATATGCTTTAGATAGTACCAAACAATATTTCCCACCTAGTTTTTTCTCTTTTAGGTATATTGACCTAGTTGGTAGCTGACACCTGACTGTGACCATACCCAAGAGCAGCTCTGTCATTTTTGTGACAAACATTTCCTACTGAGTTCTCTTTCAAAAAGGGAACTAAATACTAGTAATTACTTTTCTTCTAAGATGATGAGGACCTTCTTGTATAAGGGCCTATAAAACAGCTGCTACTTTGATAATCTACACCACACATAGATCCGTTCTTTCTTTCTAAATTTAGAGTTAATACAGTAACAAGAATCCATCCAGTTCTTTAACAAGAATCCATCCAGTTCTTTCTTACTAAATTTGATAGTTACTGTGATGTACAAGTTGGTGATATTCATTAAGAGATTCTTAGAGAACTACTGAAAATCCAAGTTGAACAAGGAGGTGATGAGATATGTAACAggtgcacaaaaaaaaaaaaaaaaaaaaacaagataaaTGTTCCTGTTTGTATAGCAAGATCATTCTGAAATTTGTACCTTTGGTAAATGTTTCATTTCTTGAAAGTAGATAATGTGAATGTCTAGAGTCTAATGAGGTTAATGCCTTAAAAAGTCAAGCTCAAGAGTTAAAGGCCTTTGACAAGAATGCAAGTCTTGGTGAATGTCTTCTTATCCAAGTTGCTAGAATGTGCTTGCCCTGGGGTTAGTGGGCATCTTCAAGAATGCCTTCAGAATCTTGTCATGCTtgatatattaacttttgaatccTAAGCCTCTTCATGAATTTTGAAGTGATTCAACATTGTGAGACAAGGAAATCTTGGTTTGAAATCGGTCAAAAGTAGGAAGAAGGATGAAATAGTTATCACAGAACTGTTAGGGACATAGATTGGTCAGATGTAATGATGAAATTGGAGAGTTTCATTGGGAAAGGGAAAGAATGACTGATGGAATGGCAACTATTTTTGCCTCCCGTCAGTGGTGCGAGGGTAGCGTGTCTAAAGTCCTGCTCAGAAGACATTGAAGAGACTTCTTCAAAACTGTGGAGGCCCGTAGGTTGAAGTTGATGCAAGATCATTTTAGTCCATAATCAGTTTCTTGGGCCAATACCTCATGGGCAGGGCCAGTTTTGTGCCAAGCAGGGAGGAGGTACAGAGGTGAACTCATTCTGCCATCTGCATAGGAAATCCCAAACACAATTGAAGTGGGGGACACCAATATGATTATTCCTTTTAGAAATTCCATCTGGCAGAGCCAGGGAGAATTTGGTTCGTGGAATGAGTCTCCAAAGGGACGAAAATGCTTCTCTACTGGTCTCGGTTGCCCCATAAATCAAGGAACCTATTGATTAGAATGCTTCAGCTCTTGTGTATGCTCTGGTTGAAAAGCTATTTCCATATGGTTGGGGATATATGTATAGAGGCTTCTTCCAGTCGGATGAAGAAACTGGCAATCATAATCACTGAAGAAACTGGCAATCATAATCACTTACTGTTGGACAACTTTGGCAGTTCATGGTGCATTTGGTTGAAATGAATTGCAAGAACTTTTGAAGAGCATTATGTATGTGTTTTATCGTTTTTGTCGTAAAGCACAATTGAAGCATGCTCTTATCAAAGATTGCATAGTTGAAGAAAAAATGATTTAGGAAAATGTTAAAGCCTTCGGCTCTTTAAAGATGAAGCCTTAACAAATCTTCAACGAGATACTGCTTGTTTAATTattaaagaagaagaagcaacAGATCTGCTCGGCACCTGAAGAGCAGTTCTTTTGCAGTTTTGTGTACTTTTACTTTAGCAATTCTCCTGCTTTGTACCTTTTCTTCTTTGATGCACTTATTGAAGTCATGTCATGAGGTCTTTGCTTTCAATTGTTTTGTTATGTTGTGATGGCAATTTACACTTAATGATTTCAAGGACATGTTTAATGCTTGCAACTATATTCAGCTACTCGTATCTTGTGATGCAGCACTAGAGGCCAGCAACTCAATACACTGTCCATTTACAGTGAGGGTACTGTCTGAGGAGGACGAACTTTTGAGCTCAATTCCACCAAGAGGTAACACTTAGTACTGTATCATATTTCACTTCAGGAACGTGAAAAATAGCAGAAACCAAGCCAAAAGTTATATGACAATCTATATAATGTTCTCAGCCAGTTATGCAAATGGCAGATTTACTTTCCATTTCTATTACAGCAAAATTCATTTGTAGGACGCTTTCTGGTTTGTTTATGGTACTCATTGAATGTAATTTGCAGATCTGGAGCCTCCTCGTAGAAGACCTCAGACATCAGCTAGAACCGCCCAGAGGATGATTGCTCAAAGTATGGGTATAAAGTTGCCTTCGACGGACTT
Encoded here:
- the LOC132603980 gene encoding uncharacterized protein LOC132603980 isoform X1, with product MSLAIRLFGVISFVYKFFPKERTYKYYLYKGMDSDTNWSEKAEDLVDNGEINEAISLLEKMVSKLENESQNLSSSSTQLSIALLELSKLYSTQGLSLKADQTRSRAFLIKSAKENRDVNVTKEPTGDGDNKDHVSLQIDTSQNDEDDDWEAIADRAPDELLSPQHLPEVSKISLQDSKVQGPKRRGRGTFSYQKDSLYSDQQSAGPSVDDIEDETASPVSEGSSDTKNLNYGTLHVLVLADFPPSTKTNDLEKLLAKFKDDVAIRWVNDTVALAVFRTPSLALEASNSIHCPFTVRVLSEEDELLSSIPPRDLEPPRRRPQTSARTAQRMIAQSMGIKLPSTDFGSREYRRQEEARKNRIVSRQNLKNDAWGDDDH
- the LOC132603980 gene encoding uncharacterized protein LOC132603980 isoform X2, producing MDSDTNWSEKAEDLVDNGEINEAISLLEKMVSKLENESQNLSSSSTQLSIALLELSKLYSTQGLSLKADQTRSRAFLIKSAKENRDVNVTKEPTGDGDNKDHVSLQIDTSQNDEDDDWEAIADRAPDELLSPQHLPEVSKISLQDSKVQGPKRRGRGTFSYQKDSLYSDQQSAGPSVDDIEDETASPVSEGSSDTKNLNYGTLHVLVLADFPPSTKTNDLEKLLAKFKDDVAIRWVNDTVALAVFRTPSLALEASNSIHCPFTVRVLSEEDELLSSIPPRDLEPPRRRPQTSARTAQRMIAQSMGIKLPSTDFGSREYRRQEEARKNRIVSRQNLKNDAWGDDDH